A window of the Chloroflexota bacterium genome harbors these coding sequences:
- a CDS encoding YciI family protein: MKAVWYLVLSRRVRMNAETEPRTPAHRDWLDAQHRAGRLLFSGPTTDGAYGVYIVLADSLADATRIAGEDPYHVYGDRQMQILEWRAHRAMRLDGPTIEEIEAIARKPG, translated from the coding sequence ATGAAGGCCGTGTGGTACCTGGTACTCTCGCGGAGGGTTCGAATGAACGCCGAGACGGAACCCCGTACGCCCGCTCACCGCGATTGGCTGGACGCTCAGCATCGCGCGGGTCGGCTCCTCTTCTCGGGGCCCACGACGGATGGCGCTTACGGTGTCTACATCGTTCTCGCCGATAGCCTTGCGGATGCGACGCGCATTGCCGGGGAGGATCCGTACCACGTCTATGGGGACAGGCAGATGCAGATCCTGGAATGGCGAGCCCACAGAGCCATGCGGCTTGATGGGCCGACGATCGAGGAGATCGAGGCAATCGCCCGCAAGCCGGGGTGA